From Enterococcus mediterraneensis, the proteins below share one genomic window:
- a CDS encoding NUDIX hydrolase, translating into MKRFSSKAEEKLYYEQEASEEDFLQWYKRQEHPDYEKPALTVDMVLMCYNKEEDQIKTLLIQRKSHPYKNSWALPGGFVEPRESTGESVIRETKEETGVEISTHNIEQLHTFSRPDRDPRGWVVTVSYLAFIGEEPLSAGDDAAEVRWFTLERKRNNIHLTNGDVEIILDLQTGASSGPDTLAFDHSEIILKAFNRVANKMEHEPLVLQVLGDSFTITEARKVFAKFLGIDFRSIDHSNFKKAMLQYFEEIGERPVGIGRPSKIYRLKDEIIPEEG; encoded by the coding sequence ATGAAACGATTTTCTTCAAAAGCTGAGGAAAAACTTTATTACGAACAAGAAGCAAGCGAAGAAGATTTTCTTCAATGGTACAAACGTCAAGAACATCCTGATTATGAAAAACCGGCATTGACGGTCGATATGGTCTTGATGTGTTACAACAAAGAAGAAGATCAGATCAAAACTCTTTTGATCCAAAGAAAAAGCCATCCTTATAAAAACTCCTGGGCATTGCCTGGCGGATTTGTCGAACCAAGAGAATCCACAGGGGAAAGTGTGATCCGGGAGACAAAAGAAGAGACCGGCGTTGAGATTTCTACTCACAATATCGAACAGCTCCACACTTTCAGCCGGCCGGATCGCGATCCTCGCGGCTGGGTAGTGACTGTCAGCTATCTGGCGTTTATCGGTGAAGAACCGTTGAGCGCCGGTGATGACGCGGCCGAAGTTCGGTGGTTCACATTAGAGCGCAAGCGCAATAATATCCATTTGACCAACGGCGATGTCGAGATCATTTTAGATCTTCAAACCGGTGCATCTTCTGGTCCAGATACACTGGCATTCGACCATAGTGAGATTATTTTGAAAGCCTTCAACCGTGTCGCCAACAAGATGGAACATGAACCGTTAGTGCTGCAAGTCTTAGGAGACTCCTTCACCATCACTGAAGCCCGCAAAGTCTTCGCGAAATTTTTAGGAATCGATTTTCGCAGTATCGATCATTCCAACTTCAAAAAAGCCATGCTGCAATATTTCGAAGAGATCGGCGAACGTCCGGTAGGTATCGGCCGTCCTTCGAAAATCTACCGCTTGAAAGATGAAATCATTCCTGAAGAAGGATAA
- a CDS encoding RNA-guided endonuclease TnpB family protein — MEVLKAYKFRLYPTQQQRRFFIETFGCVRFTYNTLLKYRQESHKPKNVRLTPARLKEDFPFLKKTDSLALANAQLNLERAFRNYYKGHAGYPKLKTKRCIWQSYTTNNQHHTIYFQDGKLKLPKLKTLVSLNKHREVPGQIKSATISAKNNRIFYVSILCKEKVVPLPLTKRSVRLNFSKTCLVEASDSELSFPDFSQAEIEGKLQKAERKLAVRGKAARNRHISLSQAKNYQKQKEKVRNLYTHYYERKKTYLNELSMQIIRTYDEIYVETNNKRVNATGPFTSSDWFHFIQKLKYKAVWYGKTVYLNEENRSKIG, encoded by the coding sequence ATGGAAGTATTGAAAGCATACAAATTTCGGCTCTATCCAACACAACAGCAACGGCGTTTCTTTATTGAAACATTCGGCTGTGTCCGTTTCACCTATAATACATTGCTGAAATATCGACAAGAATCCCACAAACCAAAAAATGTCAGGCTGACACCGGCTAGGCTAAAGGAAGATTTTCCATTTTTGAAAAAGACCGATAGCCTTGCCTTGGCAAATGCACAGCTCAACTTGGAACGGGCATTTCGCAATTATTATAAAGGACATGCCGGCTATCCTAAATTGAAAACCAAACGCTGTATCTGGCAATCCTATACGACGAACAACCAGCACCATACGATCTATTTTCAAGATGGAAAGCTGAAGCTGCCAAAGCTCAAGACATTGGTTTCATTGAACAAGCATCGTGAAGTACCTGGTCAGATAAAATCGGCGACGATCTCGGCTAAAAACAACCGAATCTTTTATGTCTCGATCCTTTGTAAAGAGAAAGTTGTTCCGCTGCCGCTGACCAAGCGATCTGTTAGACTGAATTTTTCTAAAACCTGCTTAGTAGAAGCTTCAGATTCGGAATTGTCTTTCCCTGATTTTTCGCAAGCGGAAATCGAAGGCAAATTGCAGAAAGCTGAACGGAAGCTAGCCGTTCGCGGGAAAGCTGCTCGTAATCGTCATATTTCTCTTTCACAAGCTAAAAACTATCAAAAGCAGAAAGAAAAAGTCAGAAATCTGTATACCCATTATTACGAACGTAAAAAAACGTATCTCAATGAACTGTCGATGCAGATCATCCGTACTTATGACGAAATCTATGTCGAAACAAACAACAAACGTGTCAATGCAACAGGACCATTTACTTCTTCAGATTGGTTCCATTTCATTCAAAAACTGAAATATAAAGCAGTCTGGTATGGTAAGACAGTCTATCTAAATGAAGAAAACCGATCAAAAATCGGCTGA
- a CDS encoding ABC transporter ATP-binding protein — protein sequence MEKVLLKVDGLKQYFNVGRKDEVKAVDDISFHIYEGETFGLVGESGSGKSTTGRTIIRLNQPTGGVVDFDGMDVTKIKGKAALKEFRRNVQMIFQDPYASLNPRMKVRDIIAEGIDINGLANSLEERNARVDELLKIVGLNPSHGTRYPHEFSGGQRQRIGIARALAVKPKFIICDEPISALDVSIQAQVVNLLQDLQEEHNLTYLFIAHDLSMVKHISDRIGVMHHGKLLEVGTSDAIYHHGVHPYTESLLSAIPLPDPEYERGRKRIKYQAEPEDGRSRSMHEIEAGHYVYCTDDEVSFYQKKLQKKKEGNQIAV from the coding sequence TTGGAAAAGGTATTATTGAAAGTAGACGGTTTAAAGCAGTATTTTAATGTAGGCCGTAAAGATGAAGTAAAAGCCGTTGATGACATCAGCTTCCATATCTACGAAGGCGAGACATTCGGTTTGGTAGGAGAATCCGGCAGCGGCAAATCAACAACTGGCAGAACCATTATTCGATTGAATCAGCCGACAGGTGGTGTGGTGGATTTCGACGGGATGGATGTCACGAAGATTAAAGGAAAAGCCGCCCTCAAAGAATTTCGCCGCAATGTTCAAATGATCTTTCAAGATCCCTATGCCTCATTGAATCCGCGGATGAAAGTTCGAGACATCATCGCAGAAGGGATCGATATCAACGGGTTGGCTAATTCTTTGGAAGAACGAAACGCACGTGTGGACGAACTGCTGAAGATCGTCGGACTGAATCCCAGTCATGGTACTCGTTATCCTCATGAATTTTCCGGCGGACAGCGGCAACGGATCGGTATCGCGCGGGCATTAGCGGTAAAACCTAAATTTATCATCTGTGACGAACCGATCTCAGCGTTAGATGTTTCCATCCAAGCGCAAGTGGTGAACCTTCTGCAAGATTTACAAGAAGAACACAATTTAACTTATTTGTTCATTGCCCACGATCTGTCCATGGTAAAACACATCAGTGATCGGATCGGTGTGATGCATCATGGAAAATTATTGGAAGTCGGTACCAGTGACGCCATCTATCATCACGGCGTACATCCGTATACTGAAAGCTTATTGTCAGCGATCCCGTTGCCTGATCCGGAGTACGAACGGGGCAGAAAACGGATCAAATACCAAGCGGAACCAGAAGACGGCCGCAGTCGGAGCATGCACGAAATCGAAGCGGGGCATTATGTTTATTGTACAGATGACGAAGTGAGCTTTTATCAGAAGAAGCTGCAAAAAAAGAAAGAAGGCAATCAGATCGCAGTATAG
- a CDS encoding ABC transporter ATP-binding protein, which translates to MKKALEVKDLEISFDTYAGKVRAIRNVSFDLYEGETLAIVGESGSGKSVTTRTIMRLLASNANIDHGSILFNGEDLVQKSEKQMQKIRGKEIAMIFQDPMTSLDPTMTIGKQVAESLLIHNKISKKEAMAAALELLKLVGIPQAEKRLKNYPHQFSGGQRQRIVIAIALICYPKILIADEPTTALDVTIQAQILELLKDIQKKINTSIIFITHDLGVVANVADRVAVMYGGRIVEVGTAEEIFYNPQHPYTWGLLGSMPTLESENERLYAIPGSPPDLLKPPVGDAFYPRNEYALKIDTQQAPPFFEVSPTHKVATWLLAPQAPKVIPPKEIQNRWEKFQEQKKHATA; encoded by the coding sequence TTGAAAAAAGCGCTAGAAGTAAAAGATTTAGAGATCTCATTTGACACATACGCTGGAAAAGTCCGAGCGATCCGTAATGTCAGTTTTGATTTGTATGAAGGAGAAACATTGGCGATCGTAGGAGAATCCGGCAGCGGAAAATCAGTGACAACCAGAACGATCATGCGCCTATTAGCAAGCAACGCCAATATCGATCATGGATCGATCCTCTTTAATGGGGAGGACCTGGTACAGAAGTCAGAAAAGCAGATGCAAAAGATCCGCGGCAAAGAGATCGCAATGATCTTCCAAGATCCTATGACTTCACTTGATCCTACTATGACGATCGGCAAACAAGTTGCCGAGTCTTTATTGATCCATAATAAGATTTCGAAAAAAGAAGCGATGGCAGCTGCATTAGAGTTGTTGAAATTAGTCGGCATCCCGCAAGCAGAAAAACGCCTAAAAAATTATCCCCATCAGTTTTCTGGCGGGCAACGGCAACGGATCGTGATCGCTATTGCACTGATTTGTTATCCTAAGATCTTGATCGCTGATGAACCGACCACTGCATTGGATGTAACGATCCAAGCGCAGATTTTAGAACTATTGAAAGATATCCAGAAAAAAATCAATACATCGATCATTTTTATCACCCACGATCTGGGTGTCGTAGCGAACGTTGCGGATCGAGTGGCGGTCATGTATGGCGGCAGGATCGTGGAAGTCGGAACGGCAGAAGAGATCTTTTATAACCCGCAGCATCCATATACATGGGGACTGCTAGGTTCGATGCCAACATTGGAAAGCGAGAACGAACGCCTATACGCAATCCCAGGTTCACCGCCGGATTTGTTGAAACCGCCGGTAGGAGATGCGTTTTATCCTCGTAATGAATACGCGCTGAAGATCGATACTCAGCAGGCGCCGCCTTTCTTTGAAGTATCACCGACTCATAAAGTGGCAACTTGGCTTTTGGCTCCACAAGCACCGAAAGTGATCCCGCCAAAAGAGATCCAAAATCGATGGGAGAAATTCCAAGAACAAAAAAAACACGCGACAGCTTAA